A stretch of DNA from Eschrichtius robustus isolate mEscRob2 chromosome 12, mEscRob2.pri, whole genome shotgun sequence:
ATTTCAGTCCAGGTCGATTTCACACCCAGTGCTGAGCAGAAAGGGCTGTAGAGATAAGCAGTAAGATAAGAAGCCAGGCTCCTGGACTTACTAGTAACAATGCTGCCAAGTTCATGGAGATCAGACATACTGGAGAGGCAGGTAGTAGGCTGTTCTTTGGCTGGGCCTCAACTGCTGGGGTATGTCCTGGCTAGCCCTGCCACTTGATGTGCAATGTGCAGAAACAGGCGCGTCCCTGCCACCCTGTGGGCCACACCAGGACCACTTTCGATCTGCTTGGGCAGTATTTTGAGAAGGCTTGGGAGGCCATGTGTGTGTCTTCTGGGCTGCTCGTTCCCACCGGCACTCAAGGGTTACTCTCTGGACTTTGGAGGGTTGACCGTCCCATTTTGGGACAGTCTGCCATATTCCCATCCTAGCAGTTAGAGAGCTCTCAGGGTTTGGGGCAGCAGTGTGGAGTGGGAAGGTAGCACTCCTGGGCGATTTGACCTTTGCTCTGCAGGACACCACTCTGTGCAGTGTTGATGTCCACAGTCTGTGTCACCTACAGCCTCATGAGAAATGATACCTTTGATTTCCATATGGAAGCCAATGAAAGCATGACCCTTTCCATCCTGTCTCAAAAGCTTCAaagctggatttgaacccaggtcacaCTGTTGGAAGGCCAAGGCTCTTGTACCCTCTCCCCCGAGCAGCTTCCTCGTTCTAAAATGGGGATAGCAGAACCAGCGTTTGGCTCTAGTGGCCTCCAGAAGGGTGAATTCCAGATGCCAGTGCCTGCCGATGAGTGCAGTCACATCCCACCCAGTCTCCAAGAGCTGTGGCAGTTCCAGTCACTGAAGGGGGAAGCCCCCAGGACGGCAGCCTGGGCCCACCTCGTGACCCTCTTGTCTTACCGTTTGTTTCTTGGCTTTCCTGTTGTGTCTCAAGTCTCgtcttcttttggattttttgtttttaatctttccatttccttcctgTTATCTTGCTAATAATATACTCTTTTCCCTTTTAGTGGTTTCCACAGGGATACAACATACATCCTTAACTTATCAAAGTCATAACAAGTCACATTTTACCATTTCCCATACAGTGCCACGACCTCAGAACACTTTAAGGCCATTTGCCTCTCTTCCTGTCTTGTGTACTGTTGTTGCTATATTTGAAATCCCACAAGTCATTATTACTGTTTTATACAGTcaatattcatttaaatttacccacatatttactcTTTCATGCTTTTCAAGGAATGCATTtcattccttcctgagttccatgCTTCCATATGAGATCATTTTCCTTCAGTCTAGAGCAttccctttagtatttcttaaaGAACAGATCCTCTGATGACTAATTTTCCCAACTTTTCTTTATCTGGAAAAGTCTTCCTTTGAAAGCTGTTTGACCTAGCTTTATAATTCTGGTGTGGCATTTTATTTACTTTCGGCCCTTCCCATGTATCTCTCCATTGTCTTACGATTTTCATGGcttctgttgaaaaatcagctgtcATTTTCAGTTTCTCCTTTGAAATTTGGGTGTCTTTGTCTAATTTAAGAATTTGTCTTTGGTGTTAAGTAGTTTGACAGTGATTTGCCTAGTTATGCTTTTCTTTGGAGTTCATAGAGTTTCTTTAATCTATGGCTTGGTGTTTTTAATTAATTCTGTAAATTTTTCACtcattatctctttaaatattgtttttggGACTCTAATTACATGTATGTTAGATCTTTTCATCATGTTCCATATGTTTCTTaagttattttctgtatttttcaactttttactTCTGTCCCTCAGCCGGGATATTTTCTGGCTTATCTTACAGTTCACTAATCCTTTCTTTAGCAGTATCCACACTGCTGTTGAAcccatttattgatttattaattttgattCTATTTTCACTtgtagaatttccatttgattgATTTTTACAGTTTCCGAAATTCAGATATCTCTGCTAAAATTCTTGATCTTGTGGTATACCTTCCTGAACTTTTAATAATTTCAATTAACTTacatttcatttctgatattatatTCCAGTATCTAGATCTCCTGTGAGTGTATTTctgttacctttatttttttctcttggctttGGTTGAATTCTGGATATTGCATATGAAAAGTTCCAGAGATAATTTGGGATTTTGAATAGTTTATTTTCCCCCAGAAGGAGTTTATTCCAGCTTTTGGCAGGCATGGATACCCTGACCTACCCTTTCAGGACTGATGAAGAGGCTTCCTCTCACTGAACACAAATTTTTGTCTCTTCAGCCTCATGAGATTGCAGGAAGCTCTGCTTGGTCTCTCGGCTTTTCAGCTTCTGCTTGTAAAAACACAAATGCTTTAAGGGGAAAGTAATGCCCAAAGCCAGGCTCACCTTGTTGCACTTCCCTTCTTTCTGTGATTGCAGCCCCTCAGGTCCTTGTTGCCGTGGTAATTCACCAACACACAGTTTTTTTAAGTTTGCAGAAGGAGGGAATTAAACCTTGTTCCTTTGTTAGAAAGGCCAGGCCCCAGAGCAGAACCCAGTGCCCCATGACCTCTCCAGACACTTTTGCCATTTGGTGgtaatgggggtggggtgggaggagcagTTAATTGGACGTTAGTGAGGGTCATTCTCTTCATTATCCCTCaacagactgaaccaggaaaggaCTTGAACCTAGCTTGACAGAGCTTGACACACCCAGCATAGCCTTCttgtttacagatgtgaaaatcgGAGCCCAGAATGGGGCAATTGCACAGTGACTGGGACCCAGGTGTTCTTGACTGCTTGACCAGTGCTCAGCTCTAGGGGAGAACAGGGGACAGTGGCCGGTGGGGCTGCCGGGGGTGCTGGGGGTGGCTGCTGCTCTTTCCTGTTGCTTCTGGCCCCTCCCTGTCTCCTGCTGTGTCCGCCCTCATTCCGGCTAGTCTTCTGAAGCCTGGGCAGCAGGGGGTGCTGAAGGTGTGGGTGCTTGTTGTTACTGCTGTGAGCTCTGGGTACAGCTGCCACCAGACTCTCCTCTCTCTGATTTCTTACAAGACCCTGGAGCCAGTTTCTGAGAgtgacagtttttttttattCTCACTAATCCCCAcagttttcttcccacacccagtTTCTCTTCcgcttttctccccaccctgttATAAACGAAAGTCAATGTACCTATCATGCCCCACTTTCTCTCCCAGTGCCTTAGTGACCTGGCATTAGGCCCAGGGGCTGGAGAAATCAGCCACACATTTCCCTGGCACAGACAGAGGGTTCCGTAGATGACAGACCACAGGAGACCTCCTGTTGGGAAAATGTTCCCAGGACTTCTGAGGCGCCAGCAGTCCTGAGAGGGCTCAGAAGAGGTAGTGGGGAAGAAAGAGGACCCACATCCCAGTCCCATCTGGCTAACAGGTTGGGGAGGCCACTGCTGCCTCCCCCAGGGCCTAGATGGTCTGTCCCAGTGTCTCTGTCTTGCCTTTATTAAGCAGCAGCCCCCAGGAACTCTCTCTTTGCCACCCTGTGGAGTTAGCCAAGGGCCCGTCCTGCGGGCAGGCTGCTGTGTGTGGGAGTCGGGGTTTGATGAGCTGCTGAGCCAGGGAGGCCTCCAGTGAGCACTCGGTACTGCCAGCCCTGCCCGAGGAGACTGCGATGAGAGGAAAACAACACCACGGTCGCTGGTCAATCCCAGTGTGCCATTCTGGCTCCTTGTGGCCGCTCCCCCTTCATAGAGGTCATACGATCTGCTCTGGTAGATTTTAAAACCCCCTCGCGGGGGCGAGGTATGAGAACTTCTCGTGGCTGTCCAGGTGCATTGTGGCTTTCCCAGCCTTGCACACTGTCATGCCCGTTCCCTCAGCCCTTGCTGGCCACTCCCAGCACACCAGACCCTTGCCACCAGTAGCTGAGGCTCCAGGGCACAAAGGCTCTGAGGAGCAGGTGGGGCTTGGGGAACCAGTGGGTGACCACTGGCTTTCTCTTTTAGGAGTAGCTCTGGCCCTGGCTTGGAGTCCCACCTTGCCTTGTCTCAGATGCTGCGACCACTGCTGTAGGACCCTATAAAAATGGTGCAGTCTCTTTGACCCCCAGTTCCCGTAACTGTCAAATGGAGATAATGCTGGAGAGACATCCAGTGAATGCTCTCTGTGCACCCCGACCCCAGCTCTTGAAGAGAACCTACTGTGCAGGTGGGGCTTTGGGAGAGCGCCCAGCCCGGCTGCTAACTGGAAGATGAGGAggctggggctcagagaagggaGCCTGTCACAACGAAGCTTCTGTTCCTGCGCTGTCTCCCTTCCCCAGGTCATCTCCAGAGAGACCAGAGGAGAGTCAGGAAGTAGCCAGCTCCTATGGCTTCATCACATGCCAACCTGCAAGTGTATAAGGTGAATGAGACCGTGTTATACCTTACTTTCTCTCTGCTTGTTCTCTCTGCCCTTTAGGGAACTCAGGCTGCGGAACTATGTCCCAGAGGATGAGGACCTGAAGAGGAGAAGGGTGCCCCAGGCCAAGCCAATCGCAGGTAGGTGGGCTGCATCTCCACCTCTGCTCCATGGCACTGTTGGTTGCCTCCACCTTGGCAGGTGTCACCCTCTCTTGGAGAATAACTGACAGTGCCAGGGCTGGAAGTTGGGCCTCCAGGACCCTCCGTCACCATCTCGTGGCAGATGCACAACTTAGAAGCAGTCTGGGCACTGAAGCGGCCTGTTGTGCCTGCTCTGCCCTGCTCACGCCCTGCCTAGGAGGCCTTCCAGGGACCTGTGAGGGAAGAGGCCACATCCCCTCAGAGGACCTCTCTGGGCTGAGAAGTGGAAGTGGCCCTGGGGCCCTTGGACAGCAGGGGCAGGGTGATGGGTGCTGCGGGCCCTTGGAGGGTCAGAGTGAGAGACGCTGAAGAGGGGCTGACCATCTAGGTCCTTGGAGAGTAGTGGGCAGGCAAACACCCACCCAGCTTGGGGCGTGGCAGTGCCAGAGCACAAAGGATGGGCAGAGGTGTTCTCACTGGTGGGATGAAGGGCCTGGCCCAGAGGCTGCCCAGTCACACCACGGTGTGGGGAGCAGCACAGCAGCCGGAGCATCTGGCCAGCTGCAGCCTGTCCAGAGCCATCCACGCTGGAGATGCTGGGGTGCTTCTTATCATGCAGATCCCGgccatgttttttattctttgtttttatcaatttttaattatatgaGTAATAAATTAATAGATACATTTATCTTATAAAAGAGTAAAATGTTGCCCATTCAGCCACACTCCAGTCTGCCTCCCCATCTCCTTCGGCCCTGAGATTCACACACTTCCCAGGTGATCTGCTTCATGGTTTGGGCCTCGCCATGGTGAGGCAGTGGCATGGTGGGGAGAGTAAGGCAGGACAGAGGACAGGGACGGGGAACTGGTCCCATGTCTCAGGGTCAGCACCTGTGTCTGGAGGGAGGTGAGGCAGGGCAGAGGGGCCATGAGGAGACCCGGGACAAAGGTGAGGGGGGTTAGAGGAAGCCCGTGGAGCCCAAATTTGTTGTTCCTGACATCTGTCCCCACAGGGGCAGGGCCCTCCTGGTCAGGCCACCCAGAGGCCCGTTGTGCTGTTGGCAGCTGGGTGGAGCCGGGAGGTACACGTGGGCAGGACTCCTCGAGGTGGCTGTCCCCCTGGTTTTGGGAGCACAGATCTAAGAGTGGGATGGGAAGAAAAGCCACCTGTGCCCTGGCCATCCCCAGGGCACATCCTCAGAGCCCAGGAGCCCCAGGAGGGTATGGGAAAAGCCAGTCCTCAAGGCCCTTCCCAAAACCATACTTTGGATATATTCAGGCAACTGTCTCATTTCCCAGCTGGGGATCCTGGGACTAAGAGAAGCACCCATGCTTCCTGGCTAGAGGTCTGGGCTCCGTCTACTCTAGCTGGCTGCCTGCCGCCTGCTGGCCCTCCTTCATCCCCGGATTGCCTTCATCCTGAGAAACCCAAGCCCTTCCTCCAGAGCTGCCTTTGCAGGATCTCACCTCTAGGTAGTTAGGGGCCAAGGGGAGAGGCGGGGCAAGAAATCCCAGACTCTCCCAGGGACCTGCGGCTGCAGTTTGCCATATCTGGGAGAGTGGTGGCTCCTTTCCGACCTGCCTCTGTTGTTGTCTTGCGCCCTCTAGTGGAAGAGAAGGTGAAGGAGCAGCTGGAGGCCGCCAAGCCAGAGCCCATCATTGAGGAAGTGGTGAGTGCCTGGGGGTGTCGCCGTCCTCCCTTGCTCCTTCTGTGggtccttttctccttcccaccTGCTCTCTTCACACATCCTTCCTTCTCGTCACTTCTTTATTCCCTTTCTACCTCCCTGTTTCCCCTcagccccctccttcctcctcccttttctccccttttcctacCTCTGTCCCCTGTCTTCTACTTCCCTTGGGGCTAAGCCCTTCCAGCCCTGACATgtgtctcctccctccccaggacCTGGCCAACCTCGCACCCCGGAAGCCTGATTGGTGAGTGTTGCCCATGTAGGACCAGTGCAGACTGACTGGGACACTCTTGGTGCTAGGCATGGGCTCCGGCTGGGCCTTTCCCAGCCTCGCAACGGGAGGCAGGCAGTGTAGACATACAGCTACAGGAGATTATTACTGTCTGAAGTAAGTGCCGAGAAGGACGTAAGTGGAGAATGAGAGGGACATGACGGGGAATGACAcctaggggtggggaggggctcggGCAGCGGGGGCTCAGCAGTCCCCTCCAAAAGTCCCTTCTGAAAGGATGAGGGCCCGCCCCACCTCAGAGAGCTCCGTTTGAACAAGGCTGACCGTTGCCCGCAGGGAGCCATAGGGTAGAGGCAAGACGGTGGGAAGGGCAGATGAAGGTTTCTGCCCCAGTTCTGCCACCAGCTAGCCTGTTTCCCTTTGGCCTCAGCTCCCTCTGCTCTGAAATGGGGATGCTCATCCTTCCTGGTGCCCCTGTGACTGGGCAGAGAAAGATGGTGAGAGAGGGCCGTGTGTTCACTTTACCTTGGGCCAGAGGTACCAGCCATTTCCCTCTCACTTGCAATTCTGTGTCAAGTACGGCACTAGCTGAAGGTGTTCTAATTTGATGAAACAAAAGCATGGGGCGTGTGTCCTTGGAAACCCAGAGCCAGGGGGAATAGGCTGTGTGTGCACTTCTGGAAGCTCCTGGTGGTGAGGGTGAACGTGTGGTCGAAGGAGGAGCAGGACCCCCAGCGGGCCGGGGCAAGTCACTGGCTGATGGAGACCAAGGGGAACAGACAAAGAGAGGACCCTAAGAACCATCTACCCTGTACACCTTGACTCGGGCCCCTGTGTTGGGTGGGTCTGTGGTGCTAGTCCCTGCCTCACTGGGACTGGCAAGGATGGCTGATGCTGGGTTTTGGAGGgcacagaaagagagagggaggagcaTCCTGGCCTCAGGCACCCGAGTGTGATTCCTGATGCTGGAGGGGCTGTGGGAGGAGAAGGCCCCAAGGCCACACCAGGCCAGCCTTCAGCCTCcggcctcctcccacctccctgctccAGGGACCTCAAGAGAGATGTAGCCAAGAAGCTGGAGAAGCTAGAAAAGCGGACCCAGAGGGCCATCGCCGAGCTGATCCGTAAGTGCGGGGCCTGGTAAGGCAGGGTTCCCGGCCCTCTGGGTGGTGGCGCAAGCACACGGCCCCTCTCCACTCCTCCTATCTGCCACCCTTCCAGGTGAGAGGCTGAAGGGCCAGGAGGACAACCTGGCCTCTGCAGTGGCGGCCACCACCACCGAACAAGAGGCTGGTGACTCCGACTGAGGCATGCCCTATCCCCTCGCCACCCACCTTTCAGGCCTGTCCTATAGGAGGATGGTCTTGGGCAAGGGTAGGGGCTGGGCTTGCCGTCACCTCCAGTTTGGCCTCAGAACAGTGACTCCCTGCCTAGCAGTCTgaaccccacccctccccatgcTGTGAGGTCGGCTCCTTGTCTCCTGAGTGGTCCCCACCGTGCTAAGTTGGGGCAGAGTCAGCAACAACTCTGTGGGCTTGCTGTATctctacatatatatgttattttgaatttttttaatgtctggaaATAGAAACAAGCAGACCCCTGTGTATGGCAGAAACCTCCTGAATATTTGGGATACTCTGGGTTTGGGCCCCAAGACAGGGCAGCTGCAGAAGTGATGTTTAATATGAGTAAGCCCTGTGTTGGGCTGAACATGTtgaggctggaggggtggggaaggccCAGGCCTGATCTTCTGGGCCCAGGTTCTGGTCCAGTCCTTGGTCAGCGGTGATCATCTCAAAATCCTTGGGTGACAGAGATAGGCCTTATAGTAGTTTTTGGGATACCTTGGAGAGGCTCCCACTCTGGTCCTCTGTGGACCCCCTTGCAGTGAGAAGGAAGCGACTGGGGCCATGAAGGGGGTGAGCTGTGCCTTGGCAAAGCCTCGACTCTGGGCCACTACAGATTTGGGGCCCCTGGCACTGCTCGTTCACATTCCACCCACAACCCCAGCAGCCTGTCTCCCCACTTCACCGGCCAGAGCTAGACGCTGGCTTCCCTGGCACAGGGTGCCCGTATGGGGGAGGGTGGCCCATTCTGCTAAAGACTGGGGTATTGTAGCCTGGGTTTCGGGGGTGGTCTTGGACCCTGGGTCCCCAAGGTCCTGGTTTCAGGACCATGAGCCTCCTCCGTGGAGCTGACTCTCCAGAATGACTGGCTGGCCACAAGTCTGACTCCAGGTACCTGTGACCATTTAGAGTTTCATCTCCTCCAGGATGATCACACTCTTAAGTTTCCTTCATGGTTTCTCCTTGAGCCTCCCGCCCCTGCCCTGAGTCATCCCAGTGTGTTCCTCCCTCCGTGCCAGCTTCTCGGAACACAGTGGCCCAGCTCTGGTAGACGGTGCTGAGGACTCGGGCGGTAGAGGTGGAGGGAGTGTGTGCACACAGACTGTCACTCATACAGTAAAGTAAATGGTTTAACTTAAAATTATGCAACTCCTCTAAGAAGGTAATTCTTGGGAAGGGAGCAGAAACTGGCAGCTATGAGTAAGGGCTGAAGTGGTAGGTGGCTGGCTGCTGCGGTGAGCAGTGGGACAAGGCCAGGACTGATTCCCACAAGGGACAGGGATCAGACGTGCCCCACAGGTGTCAGGACTGGAGCCAGGCTCCCTCTGCATAGCCGGGGTCTAGAGCTGGGCTTCCCTTCCTAGGAATAAAGGGTGAAAAGATGCCCCCACCTCCTGGGATTGCAGTTGGAAGCAGGATGTTTGTCTGTGGCAGTGTAGGACTCAGACACCTGTGACTGGCAACTAGGCTCCCACTCAGCACCAGAGTAAGGATATCCCCACTGTATGAGAGCCCAGAGAGTTAATGAAAGGTTCGCGTCTGCATTTACAGCCCTGTGTGCCCTTACAGAACAATGGCCctgcagggagagagaaaagcaaaaactatCACCCATGAGGAACactcaaaaattataaaatgcatgAGAAAATCCAGTGCCGTAAAGAATGGCCAGCAGCCCAACAAGTGGGAGAATTTCTACTTGAAGAAAGTATAACGATAACATCCTAACAGGCTTTAAAATGAGCATTTGTTTTATCACCAGTGAGATCAAAGAGGGACTGACCCCCCCTCCCACACACAACTCAAGAACAGGGATTTGGTATAAGAAACAACTGATcagaaatcttggaaataaagaatgtttatttattttttaaaatttatttatttatttatttttggctgcgttcggtcttcgttgctgtgtgcgggctttctctcgttgcagagagcgggggctactcttcgttgcggtgcatgtgcttctcaatgcggtggcttctcttgttgcgaggcacaggccctagagtgcgtgggcttcagtagttgtggcacgcgggctcagtagttgtggcttgcgggctctatagcacaggctcagtagttgtggcatacgggcttagttgctccgcggcttgcgggatcttcccggaccagggctcgaacccgtgtcccctgcattggcaggtggattcttaactgctgagctgccagggaagcccaagaatgtttattaaaataagaaactcACTGGAAGAGCTAAATGATAACTTATAGTCAAAGAAGGGATTAATAAATTGGAAGTAAAGTTGAAGATCCAAAAGgtggcagagagaaagaaagaaggagagagaggggataGGTTGAGAACCCTGACATACTGGTAGCTGTCCTTTAGCTGATAGGAATTTGTTCgggaaaagaaaactggagaaaaaagGTACTTGAAGAAGGAGTAGCAATCACTTCTGTTTCTGGCTTCTCGGTAGGATGGTTGCCTGAACTGATCTTCCCTCGGAAAACAGCTTAAAATACTAGGTAAATAAATATtgacaaatgctttttaaatgcATTAATGATCTGGCAAGAAAGTAAGGAATACTCAGGCCAAAAGGTAAGAGAAGTGGCAGAATGCTGAAGCCTGACCTTTGCCCTGAAGGTATTTGACAAGCCAGGTGAAATCGAGCCTTGGTTTTGGAGGCCCTCAATGCCTGGTGGGGCCCCAAAGGGCAGCACCCTCTGTGAACTAATAATCAATCTGTACTCTTGGCATCCCAAGGGGAACTTGAACCCTGCCAATTACTGGAGTAGAATAAAGTCTCCCTTGAGAACTGAGGCAGCCCTCCCTCATGTGGGTTTGCACATGAGAAGCCTCAGGCCAAGATTTACAGTGGTCCCAGAATGTGGTGGTCTCAGACACTTGATAGAAGGAAATGCAGATCCGACCTGAATGAATCTTTATTCATCTTAGTCCTCAAAGAATCCCCACCAATAAAGTTCCAAGAAAGAGGAATAGCGTACAGAAAAGTTCACCAGATATACTAGGCAACAAAGCACTCAGAGCAAAGGACATCAGAAAGAACATGGTAGCATGAGAGTTGCAAAGACTTCAGACATTAGAATTATCAGTCAGTTAATTTcagtgtttaaaaattatttaagaactAAAAGAGAAGCTTGAAAACCAGAATAGATTTGCAGAAGAACCCAAGTGATGCTCTAGAAGTAAAAATTATTATAGCAATTTAAAACCTTGTATCTGTGAATTAGAGCCAAAGAGACAATTTGTGAATAGGAAGCTAGATCTGAAGAGGTTATCCAGAATGCAGCCAGCGCGATAAACAGGTCAGTAATGTAAAACAAGAGGCTAAGAGATATGAAGGATAGAGTGAGAAGATCCAACATGTGGTTGGAGTTCCAGGgggagaaaaaaggcaaaaatggggcaaaggtcattttttttttaaatgactgaacttttcaaaatcaccagTCCACAGATTTGAGGTCAACAATTCTCAAGCTGGGCAACCAAAAGACATCTGCAGTCAAATGTTCTATCTCTTGTTATGGGTGGTGATTCATTAGGTACGTTCACTTTACGAATATTCATTGAGCTGTACATATATGTTTTGTGTACTTTTtgtatgttcattacagctcaaTAAGCAAGTTTGCCTCAAGTTTTTTTCACACTTCGTATTAATTATAAATTGCTGCATATGAATTACCCCAAATctctgtggcttaaaacaacaaatcatTATTATCTgacagtttctgtggatcaggaattcAAGAGTGGCTTAGCTGAGTAGTTCTAGCTTGGGATCTCTTTGAAGTAGCCGTCAAGATGTCCTCCAGGGCAGCAGGCATCGCAAGGCtcgactggggctggaggatctgcTTCAGGACCGTTTCCACTCCCAGGGCTCACAGGAATGCTTAGAGAAGcattacacacacacagttcttGCCACGTGGACCTCTCCATAGGGCTTGCATGAGTGTTCACACGTGGTAGCAGCTGGCTTTCCCCAGAATGAGCGATCCCAGAGAGAAAGCAGGAGGAAGCTTTAGGGTCTTTTATGACCAGGTCTTGGAACTGATATTATGCCACAGTCtatttgttagaagcaagtcactgcgtccagcccacactcaaaggGAGAAGAATTAGATTCCACCTCGAGGTGGagtctaagaatttgtggatgtATTTTAAAACCAGTACATACCtggacacattggaataaattgtCAGAACAAAAAGACCaagaaacaatcttaaaattaGAGAAGATTATATTATCTTTCAAAGATCAAGCCCACAGCAAATGTCTCAAACACAGCCGGTGTTAACTGGAATGGTACCATCTGGCATCAGTGTTAACTGGACAAAAGGTAATTGTCAACTTGAAAttctatacccagagaaaatatgTTACaagtacaaaatatttttagacaAACAAAATCAGAGGTTTTGTCACcagcagactttttaaaaaaatctatct
This window harbors:
- the CCDC12 gene encoding coiled-coil domain-containing protein 12 isoform X1 → MSEGKMAAAAAGVGRLEEEALRRKERLKALREKTGRKDKEDGEPKTKQLREGEEEGEKHRELRLRNYVPEDEDLKRRRVPQAKPIAVEEKVKEQLEAAKPEPIIEEVDLANLAPRKPDWDLKRDVAKKLEKLEKRTQRAIAELIRERLKGQEDNLASAVAATTTEQEAGDSD
- the CCDC12 gene encoding coiled-coil domain-containing protein 12 isoform X3, which produces MSEGKMAAAAAGVGRLEEEALRRKERLKALREKTGRKDKEDGEPKTKQLREGEEEGEKHRELRLRNYVPEDEDLKRRRVPQAKPIAVEEKVKEQLEAAKPEPIIEEVDLANLAPRKPDWDLKRDVAKKLEKLEKRTQRAIAELIRWLPELIFPRKTA
- the CCDC12 gene encoding coiled-coil domain-containing protein 12 isoform X2, which produces MGKASPQGPSQNHTLDIFRQLSHFPAGDPGTKRSTHASWLEVWAPSTLAGCLPPAGPPSSPDCLHPEKPKPFLQSCLCRISPLVEEKVKEQLEAAKPEPIIEEVDLANLAPRKPDWDLKRDVAKKLEKLEKRTQRAIAELIRERLKGQEDNLASAVAATTTEQEAGDSD